A genomic region of Antennarius striatus isolate MH-2024 chromosome 16, ASM4005453v1, whole genome shotgun sequence contains the following coding sequences:
- the LOC137609281 gene encoding GTPase IMAP family member 9, translated as MDRRKKGTTELRVMVVGSSGPSQFLLTNALLGREVFPENIASISESRKNFGELDGRRVEVINGPNLYDKDISQQKRKMELRRSKCLCIPGPHAFLVAFDLEKISPNEMSALKLMKERFGKHSLKHCIVLLACEENVERASLEKRVRKTDWHLRELIEKYGGRFHLFSKNWRDRTRDQELLQKIERMVASLGGGCFSSRTFQKAEDSVKKEEKWLRKQRAAEIKKTWSEMEKRYIAEELSQQKDAYTNSVSAEIRAKAEMNNGWLRTSLARGLGTGLIVGAVVGALLGSIEGPGGMVLYGIIGGAVGGSAGGTAQVAIKHLEDRVAPPARLNFNSIFINRFFAAPRS; from the exons ATGGATAGGAGGAAGAAAG GAACTACAGAATTACGGGTGATGGTGGTCGGGAGTAGTGGTCCATCACAGTTCCTGCTAACAAATGCTTTACTTGGCAGAGAAGTGTTTCCTGAAAATATTGCCAGCATTTCTGAGAGCAGGAAGAACTTTGGTGAGCTGGATGGTCGACGAGTGGAGGTGATCAATGGACCGAACCTCTACGACAAAGATATATCACAACAAAAGAGGAAGATGGAGCTGAGAAGGTCCAAGTGTTTGTGTATTCCTGGTCCTCATGCCTTTCTTGTTGCATTCGACTTGGAGAAAATCTCCCCAAATGAAATGAGTGCTCTAAAACTGATGAAGGAACGCTTTGGAAAACACAGTCTGAAGCACTGCATAGTCCTCCTGGCCTGTGAAGAAAATGTAGAAAGAGCTAGCCTGGAAAAAAGGGTGAGGAAGACAGACTGGCACCTGAGAGAATTGATCGAGAAGTATGGAGGCCGCTTCCATCTTTTCAGCAAGAACTGGAGAGATCGCACCCGGGATCAGGAACTGCTGCAGAAGATAGAGCGAATGGTGGCCTCCTTGGGAGGGGGCTGCTTCTCCAGCAGAACTTTCCAGAAGGCAGAGGACAGTGTGAAGAAGGAGGAAAAGTGGCTCAGGAAACAGAGGGCGGCAGAGATAAAGAAGACGTGGAGTGAAATGGAGAAGCGATACATAGCGGAGGAGTTGTCTCAGCAGAAGGACGCCTACACCAACAGCGTTAGTGCAGAGATCAGAGCCAAAGCAGAGATGAACAACGGATGGCTCAGAACATCCCTGGCTAGAGGACTGGGGACAGGTTTAATTGTGGGGGCAGTTGTGGGTGCGTTGCTCGGGTCCATTGAGGGGCCAGGAGGGATGGTTCTTTATGGGATCATTGGTGGAGCAGTGGGGGGGTCTGCAGGAGGAACAGCTCAGGTGGCTATAAAACACTTGGAGGACAGGGTAGCCCCTCCTGCCAGACTTAACTTTAACTCAATCTTCATCAATCGCTTCTTTGCAGCTCCACGTTCATAG
- the btr02 gene encoding bloodthirsty-related gene family, member 2: protein MAVSTISLLPEKHFLCSLCRDVFTSPATIPCGHSFCLPCLSRYWARHQSKYCPQCKRVFADKLDLSVNHTLAYVSDHYRKNRPEKPPDEEMVIDIEQMILERLQKIERLKNSLEAQKSSYLNEVRESQKVFSSLVNAMEKSHKEVVSAIEERKKEEERRVEALVEEIEQEIQELRKETAEPDPQTPLNDDHSEDTKQLSVKVVPAMKPSDMKDWSKVTIETDPCIGVTRQALSDVMEKIKVEVNRLSKSELKRMEKYAVDVNLSAKTAHAFLSVSEDKKRVRHTNKLQEVPQNPKRFDRVANVLAKESFSGERCFWEVEVGDKIEWSLGVVRQSINRKGKFTVCPANGFWTLSLKAGGQHLANTCPVTPLSLDQKPRKVGVFLDYNEGRVSFYCTDSGVHIYTFTDTFKDKLNPFFSPGRLHGGKNAAPLIISSNLCSI from the exons ATGGCCGTCTCTACAATCAGCCTCCTCCCTGAGAAGCACTTCTTGTGCTCTTTATGTAGAGATGTCTTCACCAGCCCAGCAACCATTCCATGTGGACACAGCTTCTGCTTGCCCTGTCTGAGTCGCTACTGGGCACGACACCAGTCCAAATACTGCCCCCAGTGTAAGAGAGTGTTTGCTGACAAGCTTGACCTCAGTGTCAACCATACCTTGGCATATGTCTCAGACCACTACAGGAAGAATCGACCAGAGAAACCTCCAGATGAAGAAATG GTGATAGATATTGAACAGATGATTCTTGAAAGGCTACAGAAGATTGAGAGATTGAAAAATTCACTTGAGGCCCAAAAG AGCTCTTACCTCAATGAGGTGCGAGAAAGCCAGAAGGTTTTTTCTTCTCTCGTTAATGCCATGGAGAAGAGCCATAAAGAAGTTGTTTCAGCAATtgaggaaaggaagaaagaggaggagcgGAGGGTGGAAGCATTGGTGGAAGAGATAGAACAGGAGATCCAGGAGCTGAGGAAGGAGACCGCTGAGCCTGATCCTCAGACGCCTTTAAATGATGATCATAGTGAGGATACAAAGCAACTGAGTGTG AAAGTTGTCCCCGCGATGAAACCCTCTGACATGAAAGACTGGTCCAAGGTCACAATAGAAACTGACCCTTGTATTGGGGTCACCAGACAAGCTCTGTCAGACGTAATGGAAAAGATAAAGGTAGAAGTTAACAGGCTCTCTAAATCTG AACTTAAGAGAATGGAGAAATATGCAG TGGATGTCAACCTGAGCGCAAAAACGGCCCAtgcctttctctctgtctcagaAGACAAAAAACGggtgagacacacaaacaagctcCAGGAGGTACCACAAAATCCCAAGAGGTTTGACCGTGTGGCAAATGTGTTGGCCAAAGAGAGCTTCAGTGGCGAGCGGTGTTTCTGGGAGGTGGAGGTTGGGGATAAAATCGAGTGGAGTCTGGGAGTGGTCCGACAGTCAATAAACCGGAAGGGCAAGTTCACCGTCTGCCCTGCGAACGGCTTCTGGACTTTAAGCCTGAAAGCTGGAGGCCAGCACCTGGCGAACACCTGCCCTGTCACCCCATTGTCTCTGGACCAGAAACCCAGGAAAGTGGGTGTGTTTTTGGACTACAACGAAGGCCGTGTGTCCTTTTACTGCACAGACTCTGGAGTTCACATTTACACCTTCACAGATACATTTAAGGACAAGCTTAATCCCTTCTTCAGTCCTGGTCGCCTGCATGGAGGAAAAAATGCTGCTCCTCTCATTATCTCTTCTAACCTCTGTAGCATCTAA
- the cldnk gene encoding claudin k, whose protein sequence is MATTGMQLLGLIMSIVGWVCGAVVCALPLWRVTAFIGSNIVTAQIIWEGLWMNCIVQSTGQIQCKVYDSLLALPSDMQAARGLTVLSILICGLALTLGVLGVKCTKCIGVNSVKARIARISGALFAIAGFLYLVPICWTAHSIIRDFYDPHVAAPHKREFGPALYIGWVASALLLIGGSLLYTGSSPPGISGSPTFSSGESSPRRAPASQVKGYV, encoded by the coding sequence ATGGCAACCACAGGCATGCAATTGCTGGGCCTTATCATGTCCATTGTGGGCTGGGTGTGTGGGGCGGTAGTCTGTGCCCTCCCCCTGTGGCGAGTCACTGCCTTCATCGGTAGCAACATAGTGACAGCTCAGATCATTTGGGAAGGCCTTTGGATGAATTGTATAGTGCAAAGCACAGGCCAGATCCAGTGTAAGGTGTATGACAGCTTGTTGGCTCTGCCAAGCGACATGCAGGCTGCCCGGGGCCTCACTGTGCTCTCAATCTTGATCTGTGGCCTGGCTCTTACACTAGGGGTCCTTGGAGTCAAGTGCACTAAGTGCATTGGTGTAAACAGTGTCAAGGCCCGTATTGCTCGCATTTCTGGTGCCCTTTTTGCCATTGCGGGGTTCCTCTACCTTGTGCCAATTTGCTGGACTGCCCACTCCATCATCAGGGATTTCTATGATCCACATGTGGCAGCCCCACACAAGCGTGAGTTTGGGCCTGCCCTTTACATTGGCTGGGTGGCTTCAGCCTTGCTTCTCATTGGGGGATCTCTGCTCTACACTGGGTCAAGTCCCCCAGGTATATCAGGCTCTCCCACCTTCAGCAGCGGGGAGAGCAGTCCTCGCAGAGCACCTGCATCACAAGTTAAAGGTTATGTTTAA
- the hgs gene encoding hepatocyte growth factor-regulated tyrosine kinase substrate isoform X1 yields MGKGGGTFERLLDRATSQLLLETDWESILQICDLIRQGDAQAKYAVGAIKKKLNDKNPHVALYALEVLESVVKNCGQTVHDEVASKQTMEELKDLLKKQTEPNVRNKILYLIQAWAHAFRNEPKYKVVQDTYQIMKVEGHVFPEFKESDAMFAAERAPDWVDAEECHRCRVQFGVMTRKHHCRACGQIFCGKCSSKYSTIPKFGIEKEVRVCEPCFELLNNHPSLSPPLRKAETKTPSSGPAELPPEYLTSPLSQQSQMPPKRDEAALQEEEELQLAIALSQSEAEEKERMRQKNSYSVYPKSDPTPVTSSAPPVSTLYTSPVNSSAPSAEDVDPELARYLNRTYWEKKQEEARKSPTPSAPAPVPLAEPLPAVSQPVEPSHAPVQPVSIVEQQYQNGESEENHEQFLKALQNAVTTFLNRMKSNHMRGRSITNDSAVLSLFQSINNMHPQLLDILNQLDEKRLYYEGLQDKLAQVRDARAALNALRDEHREKLRRAAEEAERQRQIQLAQKLEIMRQKKQEYLEMQRQLAIQRLQEQEKERQMRLEQQKHTIQMRAQMPAFSLPYAQMQSLPPNVAGGVVYQPGAPPSYPGTFSPAGSVEGSPMHNIYMNQAGQTAPPQYQAMPGAATDPNMVNAYMYQAAGTNGQPAPPPGQAPPTTTPPYSNYQPTPTQGYQQNVVSQAQSVPPMSQAAPTNGMGYMGYQPYGMQNMISALPGQDPNMPPQQAYMPGQQPMYQQVAPPGGAQQQQQPQQQAPQAVPGSAEAQLISFD; encoded by the exons ATGGGAAAAGGTGGAGGTACATTCGAAAGGCTTCTAG ACAGAGCCACTagtcagctgctgctggagactGACTGGGAATCCATTCTGCAGATCTGTGATCTCATTCGACAAGGAGATGCCCA AGCTAAATATGCAGTTGGAGCCATTAAGAAGAAACTTAATGACAAAAATCCACATGTGGCCCTATATGCCCTAGAG GTCCTGGAGTCAGTGGTGAAGAACTGTGGCCAGACAGTCCACGATGAGGTGGCCAGCAAACAGACTATGGAGGAACTGAAGGATTTACTCAAG AAACAGACAGAACCAAATGTCAGAAACAAAATCCTGTACCTGATTCAGGCCTGGGCTCACGCTTTCCGTAATGAACCCAAATATAAAGTGGTTCAAGACACCTATCAGATCATGAAAGTGGAAG gTCACGTGTTCCCTGAGTTTAAAGAGAGTGATGCCATGTTCGCTGCTGAGAGA GCTCCAGACTGGGTTGATGCTGAGGAGTGCCACCGGTGCAGAGTCCAGTTTGGTGTCATGACAAGAAAG CACCATTGTCGAGCCTGTGGACAGATTTTTTGTGGAAAGTGTTCATCCAAGTACTCCACCATTCCGAAGTTTGGCATAGAAAAggaagtgcgtgtgtgtgagccgTGCTTTGAGCTTCTGAACAA ccacccctccctctctcctccccttaGGAAAGCAGAGACTAAAACTCCATCTTCAGGCCCTGCTGAGTTACCTCCGGAGTACCTGACCAGTCCACTCTCCCAGCAGTCACAG ATGCCCCCCAAGAGAGATGAGGCAGCGctgcaagaggaggaggagctgcaaCTGGCCATTGCCCTTTCCCAAAGTGAagcagaggagaaggagaggatg AGGCAGAAGAACTCATACTCAGTGTATCCcaaaagtgaccccactccggTGACTTCCTCAGCGCCACCAGTCAGCACGCTCTACACTTCTCCTGTG AACTCTTCTGCTCCATCAGCTGAAGATGTAGACCCtgag TTGGCCCGTTACCTGAACAGAAcatactgggaaaaaaaacaggaagaggcaCGCAAGAGTCCCACCCCCTCTGCCCCCGCTCCTGTACCATTAGCTGAGCCTCTCCCAGCAGTTAGTCAACCAGTGGAACCAAGTCATGCCCCTGTTCAGCCAGTCAGCATAGTAGAG CAGCAGTACCAGAACGGGGAGTCAGAGGAGAACCACGAGCAGTTTCTGAAAGCTCTGCAAAATGCTGTGACGACCTTCCTCAATCGTATGAAGAGCAATCACATGCGCGGGCGCAGCATAACCAACGACAGCGCCGTGCTGTCCCTCTTCCAGTCCATCAACAACATGCACCCACAGTTGTTGGACATCCTCAACCAGCTGGATGAGAAGCGAT TGTACTACGAGGGGCTGCAGGACAAATTGGCTCAGGTGCGGGATGCTCGGGCGGCCCTCAACGCCCTTCGGGATGAACACAGGGAAAAGCTGCGTCGTGctgcagaggaagcagagagacagaggcagATCCAGCTGGCTCAAAAGCTGGAGATCATGAGGCAGAAGAAACAG GAGTACCTGGAGATGCAACGACAACTGGCCATCCAGCGCctgcaggagcaggagaaaGAGAGGCAGATGCGTCTGGAGCAGCAGAAGCACACAATCCAGATGAGAGCCCAAATGCCTGCCTTCTCTTTGCCCTACGCCCAG ATGCAGTCTTTGCCCCCCAATGTGGCAGGAGGGGTGGTGTACCAGCCTGGTGCCCCACCCAGCTACCCCGGCACCTTCAGTCCTGCTGGTTCTGTTGAGGGTTCACCTATGCACAACATCTACATGAACCAGGCTGGGCAGACTGCACCACCACAGTATCAGGCCATGCCTGGTGCTGCCACAg ATCCTAATATGGTCAATGCATACATGTACCAAGCTGCAGGCACCAATGGGCagcctgctcctcctcctggtcaGGCTCCACCCACTACTACTCCTCCTTACTCCAACTATCAGCCCACACCCACACAGGGCTACCAG CAAAATGTGGTCTCTCAGGCCCAGAGTGTGCCCCCCATGTCCCAGGCTGCCCCCACTAATGGAATGGGTTACATGGGCTACCAGCCATACGGTATGCAGAACATGATTTCTGCATTGCCAGGACAGGACCCCAATATGCCCCCGCAACAAGCCTACATGCCAGGCCAGCAGCCCATGTACCAACAG GTGGCTCCTCCTGGTGGCgctcagcagcaacaacagccaCAGCAACAGGCTCCTCAGGCTGTTCCTGGCAGTGCAGAAGCACAGCTGATCTCTTTTGACTGA
- the hgs gene encoding hepatocyte growth factor-regulated tyrosine kinase substrate isoform X2, which yields MGKGGGTFERLLDRATSQLLLETDWESILQICDLIRQGDAQAKYAVGAIKKKLNDKNPHVALYALEVLESVVKNCGQTVHDEVASKQTMEELKDLLKKQTEPNVRNKILYLIQAWAHAFRNEPKYKVVQDTYQIMKVEGHVFPEFKESDAMFAAERAPDWVDAEECHRCRVQFGVMTRKHHCRACGQIFCGKCSSKYSTIPKFGIEKEVRVCEPCFELLNNHPSLSPPLRKAETKTPSSGPAELPPEYLTSPLSQQSQMPPKRDEAALQEEEELQLAIALSQSEAEEKERMRQKNSYSVYPKSDPTPVTSSAPPVSTLYTSPVNSSAPSAEDVDPELARYLNRTYWEKKQEEARKSPTPSAPAPVPLAEPLPAVSQPVEPSHAPVQPVSIVEQYQNGESEENHEQFLKALQNAVTTFLNRMKSNHMRGRSITNDSAVLSLFQSINNMHPQLLDILNQLDEKRLYYEGLQDKLAQVRDARAALNALRDEHREKLRRAAEEAERQRQIQLAQKLEIMRQKKQEYLEMQRQLAIQRLQEQEKERQMRLEQQKHTIQMRAQMPAFSLPYAQMQSLPPNVAGGVVYQPGAPPSYPGTFSPAGSVEGSPMHNIYMNQAGQTAPPQYQAMPGAATDPNMVNAYMYQAAGTNGQPAPPPGQAPPTTTPPYSNYQPTPTQGYQQNVVSQAQSVPPMSQAAPTNGMGYMGYQPYGMQNMISALPGQDPNMPPQQAYMPGQQPMYQQVAPPGGAQQQQQPQQQAPQAVPGSAEAQLISFD from the exons ATGGGAAAAGGTGGAGGTACATTCGAAAGGCTTCTAG ACAGAGCCACTagtcagctgctgctggagactGACTGGGAATCCATTCTGCAGATCTGTGATCTCATTCGACAAGGAGATGCCCA AGCTAAATATGCAGTTGGAGCCATTAAGAAGAAACTTAATGACAAAAATCCACATGTGGCCCTATATGCCCTAGAG GTCCTGGAGTCAGTGGTGAAGAACTGTGGCCAGACAGTCCACGATGAGGTGGCCAGCAAACAGACTATGGAGGAACTGAAGGATTTACTCAAG AAACAGACAGAACCAAATGTCAGAAACAAAATCCTGTACCTGATTCAGGCCTGGGCTCACGCTTTCCGTAATGAACCCAAATATAAAGTGGTTCAAGACACCTATCAGATCATGAAAGTGGAAG gTCACGTGTTCCCTGAGTTTAAAGAGAGTGATGCCATGTTCGCTGCTGAGAGA GCTCCAGACTGGGTTGATGCTGAGGAGTGCCACCGGTGCAGAGTCCAGTTTGGTGTCATGACAAGAAAG CACCATTGTCGAGCCTGTGGACAGATTTTTTGTGGAAAGTGTTCATCCAAGTACTCCACCATTCCGAAGTTTGGCATAGAAAAggaagtgcgtgtgtgtgagccgTGCTTTGAGCTTCTGAACAA ccacccctccctctctcctccccttaGGAAAGCAGAGACTAAAACTCCATCTTCAGGCCCTGCTGAGTTACCTCCGGAGTACCTGACCAGTCCACTCTCCCAGCAGTCACAG ATGCCCCCCAAGAGAGATGAGGCAGCGctgcaagaggaggaggagctgcaaCTGGCCATTGCCCTTTCCCAAAGTGAagcagaggagaaggagaggatg AGGCAGAAGAACTCATACTCAGTGTATCCcaaaagtgaccccactccggTGACTTCCTCAGCGCCACCAGTCAGCACGCTCTACACTTCTCCTGTG AACTCTTCTGCTCCATCAGCTGAAGATGTAGACCCtgag TTGGCCCGTTACCTGAACAGAAcatactgggaaaaaaaacaggaagaggcaCGCAAGAGTCCCACCCCCTCTGCCCCCGCTCCTGTACCATTAGCTGAGCCTCTCCCAGCAGTTAGTCAACCAGTGGAACCAAGTCATGCCCCTGTTCAGCCAGTCAGCATAGTAGAG CAGTACCAGAACGGGGAGTCAGAGGAGAACCACGAGCAGTTTCTGAAAGCTCTGCAAAATGCTGTGACGACCTTCCTCAATCGTATGAAGAGCAATCACATGCGCGGGCGCAGCATAACCAACGACAGCGCCGTGCTGTCCCTCTTCCAGTCCATCAACAACATGCACCCACAGTTGTTGGACATCCTCAACCAGCTGGATGAGAAGCGAT TGTACTACGAGGGGCTGCAGGACAAATTGGCTCAGGTGCGGGATGCTCGGGCGGCCCTCAACGCCCTTCGGGATGAACACAGGGAAAAGCTGCGTCGTGctgcagaggaagcagagagacagaggcagATCCAGCTGGCTCAAAAGCTGGAGATCATGAGGCAGAAGAAACAG GAGTACCTGGAGATGCAACGACAACTGGCCATCCAGCGCctgcaggagcaggagaaaGAGAGGCAGATGCGTCTGGAGCAGCAGAAGCACACAATCCAGATGAGAGCCCAAATGCCTGCCTTCTCTTTGCCCTACGCCCAG ATGCAGTCTTTGCCCCCCAATGTGGCAGGAGGGGTGGTGTACCAGCCTGGTGCCCCACCCAGCTACCCCGGCACCTTCAGTCCTGCTGGTTCTGTTGAGGGTTCACCTATGCACAACATCTACATGAACCAGGCTGGGCAGACTGCACCACCACAGTATCAGGCCATGCCTGGTGCTGCCACAg ATCCTAATATGGTCAATGCATACATGTACCAAGCTGCAGGCACCAATGGGCagcctgctcctcctcctggtcaGGCTCCACCCACTACTACTCCTCCTTACTCCAACTATCAGCCCACACCCACACAGGGCTACCAG CAAAATGTGGTCTCTCAGGCCCAGAGTGTGCCCCCCATGTCCCAGGCTGCCCCCACTAATGGAATGGGTTACATGGGCTACCAGCCATACGGTATGCAGAACATGATTTCTGCATTGCCAGGACAGGACCCCAATATGCCCCCGCAACAAGCCTACATGCCAGGCCAGCAGCCCATGTACCAACAG GTGGCTCCTCCTGGTGGCgctcagcagcaacaacagccaCAGCAACAGGCTCCTCAGGCTGTTCCTGGCAGTGCAGAAGCACAGCTGATCTCTTTTGACTGA
- the hgs gene encoding hepatocyte growth factor-regulated tyrosine kinase substrate isoform X3 produces MGKGGGTFERLLDRATSQLLLETDWESILQICDLIRQGDAQAKYAVGAIKKKLNDKNPHVALYALEVLESVVKNCGQTVHDEVASKQTMEELKDLLKTEPNVRNKILYLIQAWAHAFRNEPKYKVVQDTYQIMKVEGHVFPEFKESDAMFAAERAPDWVDAEECHRCRVQFGVMTRKHHCRACGQIFCGKCSSKYSTIPKFGIEKEVRVCEPCFELLNNHPSLSPPLRKAETKTPSSGPAELPPEYLTSPLSQQSQMPPKRDEAALQEEEELQLAIALSQSEAEEKERMRQKNSYSVYPKSDPTPVTSSAPPVSTLYTSPVNSSAPSAEDVDPELARYLNRTYWEKKQEEARKSPTPSAPAPVPLAEPLPAVSQPVEPSHAPVQPVSIVEQQYQNGESEENHEQFLKALQNAVTTFLNRMKSNHMRGRSITNDSAVLSLFQSINNMHPQLLDILNQLDEKRLYYEGLQDKLAQVRDARAALNALRDEHREKLRRAAEEAERQRQIQLAQKLEIMRQKKQEYLEMQRQLAIQRLQEQEKERQMRLEQQKHTIQMRAQMPAFSLPYAQMQSLPPNVAGGVVYQPGAPPSYPGTFSPAGSVEGSPMHNIYMNQAGQTAPPQYQAMPGAATDPNMVNAYMYQAAGTNGQPAPPPGQAPPTTTPPYSNYQPTPTQGYQQNVVSQAQSVPPMSQAAPTNGMGYMGYQPYGMQNMISALPGQDPNMPPQQAYMPGQQPMYQQVAPPGGAQQQQQPQQQAPQAVPGSAEAQLISFD; encoded by the exons ATGGGAAAAGGTGGAGGTACATTCGAAAGGCTTCTAG ACAGAGCCACTagtcagctgctgctggagactGACTGGGAATCCATTCTGCAGATCTGTGATCTCATTCGACAAGGAGATGCCCA AGCTAAATATGCAGTTGGAGCCATTAAGAAGAAACTTAATGACAAAAATCCACATGTGGCCCTATATGCCCTAGAG GTCCTGGAGTCAGTGGTGAAGAACTGTGGCCAGACAGTCCACGATGAGGTGGCCAGCAAACAGACTATGGAGGAACTGAAGGATTTACTCAAG ACAGAACCAAATGTCAGAAACAAAATCCTGTACCTGATTCAGGCCTGGGCTCACGCTTTCCGTAATGAACCCAAATATAAAGTGGTTCAAGACACCTATCAGATCATGAAAGTGGAAG gTCACGTGTTCCCTGAGTTTAAAGAGAGTGATGCCATGTTCGCTGCTGAGAGA GCTCCAGACTGGGTTGATGCTGAGGAGTGCCACCGGTGCAGAGTCCAGTTTGGTGTCATGACAAGAAAG CACCATTGTCGAGCCTGTGGACAGATTTTTTGTGGAAAGTGTTCATCCAAGTACTCCACCATTCCGAAGTTTGGCATAGAAAAggaagtgcgtgtgtgtgagccgTGCTTTGAGCTTCTGAACAA ccacccctccctctctcctccccttaGGAAAGCAGAGACTAAAACTCCATCTTCAGGCCCTGCTGAGTTACCTCCGGAGTACCTGACCAGTCCACTCTCCCAGCAGTCACAG ATGCCCCCCAAGAGAGATGAGGCAGCGctgcaagaggaggaggagctgcaaCTGGCCATTGCCCTTTCCCAAAGTGAagcagaggagaaggagaggatg AGGCAGAAGAACTCATACTCAGTGTATCCcaaaagtgaccccactccggTGACTTCCTCAGCGCCACCAGTCAGCACGCTCTACACTTCTCCTGTG AACTCTTCTGCTCCATCAGCTGAAGATGTAGACCCtgag TTGGCCCGTTACCTGAACAGAAcatactgggaaaaaaaacaggaagaggcaCGCAAGAGTCCCACCCCCTCTGCCCCCGCTCCTGTACCATTAGCTGAGCCTCTCCCAGCAGTTAGTCAACCAGTGGAACCAAGTCATGCCCCTGTTCAGCCAGTCAGCATAGTAGAG CAGCAGTACCAGAACGGGGAGTCAGAGGAGAACCACGAGCAGTTTCTGAAAGCTCTGCAAAATGCTGTGACGACCTTCCTCAATCGTATGAAGAGCAATCACATGCGCGGGCGCAGCATAACCAACGACAGCGCCGTGCTGTCCCTCTTCCAGTCCATCAACAACATGCACCCACAGTTGTTGGACATCCTCAACCAGCTGGATGAGAAGCGAT TGTACTACGAGGGGCTGCAGGACAAATTGGCTCAGGTGCGGGATGCTCGGGCGGCCCTCAACGCCCTTCGGGATGAACACAGGGAAAAGCTGCGTCGTGctgcagaggaagcagagagacagaggcagATCCAGCTGGCTCAAAAGCTGGAGATCATGAGGCAGAAGAAACAG GAGTACCTGGAGATGCAACGACAACTGGCCATCCAGCGCctgcaggagcaggagaaaGAGAGGCAGATGCGTCTGGAGCAGCAGAAGCACACAATCCAGATGAGAGCCCAAATGCCTGCCTTCTCTTTGCCCTACGCCCAG ATGCAGTCTTTGCCCCCCAATGTGGCAGGAGGGGTGGTGTACCAGCCTGGTGCCCCACCCAGCTACCCCGGCACCTTCAGTCCTGCTGGTTCTGTTGAGGGTTCACCTATGCACAACATCTACATGAACCAGGCTGGGCAGACTGCACCACCACAGTATCAGGCCATGCCTGGTGCTGCCACAg ATCCTAATATGGTCAATGCATACATGTACCAAGCTGCAGGCACCAATGGGCagcctgctcctcctcctggtcaGGCTCCACCCACTACTACTCCTCCTTACTCCAACTATCAGCCCACACCCACACAGGGCTACCAG CAAAATGTGGTCTCTCAGGCCCAGAGTGTGCCCCCCATGTCCCAGGCTGCCCCCACTAATGGAATGGGTTACATGGGCTACCAGCCATACGGTATGCAGAACATGATTTCTGCATTGCCAGGACAGGACCCCAATATGCCCCCGCAACAAGCCTACATGCCAGGCCAGCAGCCCATGTACCAACAG GTGGCTCCTCCTGGTGGCgctcagcagcaacaacagccaCAGCAACAGGCTCCTCAGGCTGTTCCTGGCAGTGCAGAAGCACAGCTGATCTCTTTTGACTGA
- the zgc:103625 gene encoding methyltransferase-like 26 B — MLLSPQAERNWEGLCSVLEDVLEAQSHRQLLALELGSGTGQHVIRFAQKIPFVTWQPSDITEESLDSIKAYIAATHVKSVLQPVHLDASAPWEKWAGLSHRSCDVIVAINLLQYSSFETAKGVFTGAAQILKPNGLLITYGVYAINGTITPSCNENLDAELRKMNPEWGLPDIDVLRQLAYGNGIRLERIIEMEEYFKCLIFRKLD; from the exons ATGCTGCTCTCTCCTCAGGCAGAGAGGAACTGGGAGGGTCTGTGTTCAGTGCTTGAAGATGTGTTGGAAGCGCAGTCACATCGGCAGCTGTTGGCCTTAGAGCTGGGCTCTGGCACTGGACAACATGTCATTCGCTTTGCTCAGAAGATTCCCTTTGTTACCTGGCAGCCATCAGACATCACAGAAGAGTCTCTAGACAG TATTAAGGCATATATCGCTGCAACCCATGTAAAGTCTGTGCTGCAGCCTGTCCACTTagatgccagtgcaccatgggaGAAATGGGCAGGTCTTTCTCACAGGTCATGTGACGTTATTGTTGCCATCAACTTATTGCAGTACAGCTCTTTTGAAACAGCAAAG GGTGTTTTTACTGGAGCTGCTCAGATCCTCAAACCAAATGGCCTTCTGATAACATATGGG GTTTATGCTATTAATGGCACCATTACACCAAGCTGTAATGAAAATTTGGATGCAGAACTTCGGAAAAT GAATCCAGAGTGGGGTCTTCCAGACATCGATGTGCTGAGACAGCTGGCCTATGGCAATGGGATCCGTCTGGAGAGGATT ATTGAGATGGAGGAATATTTCAAATGCCTAATCTTCAGAAAACTTGACTGA